The Choristoneura fumiferana chromosome 11, NRCan_CFum_1, whole genome shotgun sequence genome includes a region encoding these proteins:
- the LOC141432921 gene encoding uncharacterized protein yields the protein MTSRTPLKKESVAGASPSKTSLDRNVRRSIGEWEAVNSEAATFKLNTTQTQSGTVEKKATKPKMTSTPTTSNKTFIKTPPPVKETYKNRTSEARACLTSAKLHLKNSRNIKTEIKEEVTKALCRLYALVKEAEAGTGRAEEGREKPEVGTANKADASTSTDTLAQIPVNQERIISVLEKHAIAIAQNTAKMIELGTQIDSHNDAIKLIPAVTYASAVASKAPQQRRDTLHSVVVSSSNETETGEAILSRIREAVDAKEGWVKVERVRKAKDRKVIMGFGTKQERDKVKDRLSRRTADLVVEDIRNKDPLLVLKNVLTINSDEDVVGALRNQNKELFRGLGAEDDRIEVRFRKKLRNPHLNHVVIGTSPVIWRKAIDLGSLHIDLQRVRVEDQTPLVQCTRCLGYGHGRRFCREPADVCSHCGGPHLRAECADWLSGVQPRCRNCVRQGLEDAGHNVFNEDCPVRKKWDLLARSAVAYC from the coding sequence ATGACGAGTAGAACTCCGCTGAAGAAGGAGTCGGTGGCGGGGGCGTCACCTTCTAAAACTAGTTTAGATAGAAACGTGAGGCGTAGTATAGGAGAGTGGGAGGCAGTGAACTCCGAAGCTGCGACCTTTAAATTAAACACGACGCAGACACAGTCAGGTACTGTAGAGAAAAAGGCTACTAAGCCAAAGATGACGTCCACGCCAACGACTAGCaataagacttttattaaaaCACCACCACCGGTAAAAGAGACCTATAAAAACAGGACTTCTGAAGCGCGAGCCTGCCTTACGTCGGCGAAGCTTCACCTCAAAAACTCTAGGAACATAAAGACGGAGATAAAGGAGGAGGTTACGAAGGCTCTGTGTCGTCTTTATGCTCTTGTGAAAGAGGCAGAGGCTGGGACGGGCAGGGCAGAGGAAGGGAGAGAAAAGCCAGAAGTAGGAACAGCCAATAAAGCGGATGCTTCAACCTCCACCGACACCCTCGCACAAATTCCTGTTAATCAGGAACGTATAATTTCAGTTCTTGAAAAACACGCCATTGCAATTGCGCAAAACACTGCGAAAATGATAGAGCTGGGAACACAAATTGACAGTCACAATGACGCCATAAAGCTAATACCGGCGGTCACGTACGCGAGTGCAGTTGCATCGAAAGCCCCCCAACAGAGACGCGACACCCTCCACTCAGTGGTGGTATCGTCAAGTAACGAGACGGAGACTGGCGAGGCCATCCTTAGTAGGATAAGGGAGGCTGTCGATGCAAAAGAGGGATGGGTGAAGGTGGAGAGAGTCCGTAAGGCCAAGGACCGTAAGGTTATTATGGGCTTTGGCACGAAACAAGAACGGGACAAAGTAAAAGACCGACTAAGTAGGAGAACGGCCGACCTCGTCGTCGAGGACATTCGAAACAAAGATCCGCTTTTGGTCCTGAAGAATGTCCTCACCATAAACTCGGATGAGGATGTGGTGGGGGCTCTTCGGAACCAGAACAAGGAGCTGTTTCGTGGCCTGGGCGCGGAGGACGACCGTATCGAAGTTAGATTTAGGAAGAAGCTGAGGAATCCTCATTTGAATCACGTGGTGATCGGCACCTCCCCAGTGATATGGCGTAAGGCGATAGACCTGGGGAGTTTGCACATTGACCTACAGCGGGTAAGAGTTGAAGACCAGACGCCGCTGGTTCAGTGCACGCGCTGCCTTGGCTACGGGCATGGCAGACGCTTCTGTAGGGAGCCGGCGGATGTTTGCAGCCACTGTGGGGGTCCCCATCTAAGAGCGGAATGTGCGGATTGGTTGTCAGGAGTGCAACCGAGATGCAGGAACTGCGTAAGACAGGGACTTGAAGATGCCGGGCACAACGTGTTCAACGAGGACTGTCCCGTTAGGAAGAAGTGGGATTTACTGGCACGGTCGGCCGTGGCATACTGCTAA
- the kay gene encoding transcription factor kayak isoform X4: protein MQNIDPLEFANILATELWCQQLANLEGLQSGVPTRTTATITPTQLRNFEQTYIELSNCHSEQANHAGFVPPSVTHGNSYGTLNPVGYSDLGPTTALHVSPGPYSASGDSSCSPGPAPKRRNMGGRRPTKAPHGISPEEEERRKVRRERNKMAAARCRKRRLDHTNELQDETDKLEEKKHALQEEIRKLNSDRDQLQAILQSHIRTCRLAKRAPSPPDVKPYQEYSYLEEGVRVKEEVVDPATDPVLGMHNDMFASPTPDKRIMLSAANPVVSQGPLSLDTPPAPAPGRPSRPNFLQVPLSLTPAQIHNNKALANNNKIAGIEISTPSNGIPFNFDSLMEGGTGLTPVHPHPLHPHLCAQQQRAAPDAASDAPGSLVSL from the exons ATGCAGAACATCGATCCGCTGGAGTTTGCCAACATCCTGGCCACCGAGCTGTGGTGCCAACAG TTGGCGAACCTCGAGGGCCTCCAATCGGGGGTGCCAACACGCACGACGGCGACCATCACGCCCACGCAGCTGCGCAATTTTGAGCAGACTTACATCGAGCTCAGCAACTGTCACAGTGAGCAGGCCAACCACGCAGGCTTCGTGCCGCCCTCCGTCACGCACGGCAACAGCTACG GCACCCTGAATCCAGTGGGGTACAGCGATTTGGGCCCGACGACGGCGCTGCACGTGTCGCCGGGCCCGTACTCCGCCAGCGGCGACAGCAGCTGCAGCCCTGGCCCGGCCCCCAAGCGCCGCAACATGGGCGGCAGACGCCCCACTAAAGCCCCACACGGCATCTCCCCAGAAGAAGAAGAGAGGAGAAAAGTCAGACGCGAGAGAAACAAGATGGCCGCCGCCCGGTGCCGCAAGCGCAGACTCGACCACACCAACGAGCTGCAAGATGAAACCGACAAGCTGGAAGAAAAGAAGCATGCTCTCCAAGAGGAAATCAGAAAGTTGAACTCTGACAGGGATCAACTGCAGGCAATTCTTCAGAGCCATATACGGACGTGTAGACTGGCGAAGCGTGCGCCCAGTCCGCCTGACGTGAAGCCATACCAAGAATACTCGTACCTGGAGGAAGGAGTGAGGGTCAAGGAGGAGGTCGTGGACCCAGCGACAGACCCCGTTCTCGGGATGCATAATGACATGTTCGCCTCGCCGACTCCAGACAAAAG GATAATGTTGTCGGCGGCCAACCCGGTGGTGTCCCAGGGCCCGCTGTCGCTGGACAcgccccccgcgcccgcgcccggcCGCCCCTCCAGACCCAACTTCCTGCAGGTGCCGCTCTCACTCACTCCTGCGCAG ATCCACAACAACAAAGCGCTGgcaaacaacaataaaatagCGGGCATCGAGATCAGCACACCCAGCAACGGCATCCCGTTCAACTTCGACAGTCTCATGGAGGGCGGTACCGGGTTGACGCCGGTGCACCCCCACCCGCTACACCCCCACTTGTGcgcgcagcagcagcgcgcggcGCCCGACGCCGCCTCCGACGCCCCCGGCAGCCTCGTCAGCCTCTGA
- the kay gene encoding transcription factor kayak isoform X2, translated as MSQLVPYHYHSSEQDDSLMFATMFEYHTDEYAKPVLANLEGLQSGVPTRTTATITPTQLRNFEQTYIELSNCHSEQANHAGFVPPSVTHGNSYGTLNPVGYSDLGPTTALHVSPGPYSASGDSSCSPGPAPKRRNMGGRRPTKAPHGISPEEEERRKVRRERNKMAAARCRKRRLDHTNELQDETDKLEEKKHALQEEIRKLNSDRDQLQAILQSHIRTCRLAKRAPSPPDVKPYQEYSYLEEGVRVKEEVVDPATDPVLGMHNDMFASPTPDKRIMLSAANPVVSQGPLSLDTPPAPAPGRPSRPNFLQVPLSLTPAQIHNNKALANNNKIAGIEISTPSNGIPFNFDSLMEGGTGLTPVHPHPLHPHLCAQQQRAAPDAASDAPGSLVSL; from the exons TTGGCGAACCTCGAGGGCCTCCAATCGGGGGTGCCAACACGCACGACGGCGACCATCACGCCCACGCAGCTGCGCAATTTTGAGCAGACTTACATCGAGCTCAGCAACTGTCACAGTGAGCAGGCCAACCACGCAGGCTTCGTGCCGCCCTCCGTCACGCACGGCAACAGCTACG GCACCCTGAATCCAGTGGGGTACAGCGATTTGGGCCCGACGACGGCGCTGCACGTGTCGCCGGGCCCGTACTCCGCCAGCGGCGACAGCAGCTGCAGCCCTGGCCCGGCCCCCAAGCGCCGCAACATGGGCGGCAGACGCCCCACTAAAGCCCCACACGGCATCTCCCCAGAAGAAGAAGAGAGGAGAAAAGTCAGACGCGAGAGAAACAAGATGGCCGCCGCCCGGTGCCGCAAGCGCAGACTCGACCACACCAACGAGCTGCAAGATGAAACCGACAAGCTGGAAGAAAAGAAGCATGCTCTCCAAGAGGAAATCAGAAAGTTGAACTCTGACAGGGATCAACTGCAGGCAATTCTTCAGAGCCATATACGGACGTGTAGACTGGCGAAGCGTGCGCCCAGTCCGCCTGACGTGAAGCCATACCAAGAATACTCGTACCTGGAGGAAGGAGTGAGGGTCAAGGAGGAGGTCGTGGACCCAGCGACAGACCCCGTTCTCGGGATGCATAATGACATGTTCGCCTCGCCGACTCCAGACAAAAG GATAATGTTGTCGGCGGCCAACCCGGTGGTGTCCCAGGGCCCGCTGTCGCTGGACAcgccccccgcgcccgcgcccggcCGCCCCTCCAGACCCAACTTCCTGCAGGTGCCGCTCTCACTCACTCCTGCGCAG ATCCACAACAACAAAGCGCTGgcaaacaacaataaaatagCGGGCATCGAGATCAGCACACCCAGCAACGGCATCCCGTTCAACTTCGACAGTCTCATGGAGGGCGGTACCGGGTTGACGCCGGTGCACCCCCACCCGCTACACCCCCACTTGTGcgcgcagcagcagcgcgcggcGCCCGACGCCGCCTCCGACGCCCCCGGCAGCCTCGTCAGCCTCTGA